From Spirosoma aerolatum, one genomic window encodes:
- the recA gene encoding recombinase RecA, with protein sequence MAKSDMAQATASANDSKLKALQTTIEKLDKAFGKGTVMRLSESKVVDVPVISTGSLGLDLALGIGGMPRGRIVEIYGPESSGKTTLTMHCIAEAQKTGGLAAFIDAEHAFDRVYAEKLGIDTKNLLISQPDNGEQALEIAEHLISSGAIDICVIDSVAALVPKAEIEGEMGESKMGLQARLMSQALRKLTGTINKTGCCCIFINQLREKIGVMFGNPETTTGGNALKFYSSVRLDIRRIGQIKEGADNVVGNRTKVKVVKNKLAAPFKVVEFDIMYGQGISKVGEVLDLAVEMEIVKKSGSWFSYGANRLAQGRDAVKELLLDNPELMAELEGKIRAKIAEDQDALLDPVLEGTDADDEGLLDD encoded by the coding sequence ATGGCAAAATCAGACATGGCGCAAGCCACAGCATCTGCTAATGACAGTAAACTAAAAGCCCTTCAAACCACCATTGAAAAACTGGACAAAGCCTTCGGCAAAGGTACCGTAATGCGCCTGAGCGAAAGCAAAGTGGTTGATGTTCCAGTTATTTCAACCGGCTCCTTAGGTCTCGATCTAGCTCTCGGTATCGGGGGTATGCCACGTGGCCGTATCGTTGAAATTTATGGGCCAGAATCTTCTGGTAAAACCACGCTGACGATGCACTGCATCGCCGAAGCCCAAAAAACCGGCGGCCTCGCTGCTTTCATCGACGCTGAACACGCATTCGACCGTGTATATGCGGAAAAACTGGGTATTGATACAAAGAATCTGCTGATCTCACAACCCGATAATGGCGAACAGGCCCTCGAAATTGCCGAACACCTGATTAGCTCAGGCGCTATTGATATCTGCGTGATTGACTCTGTTGCTGCGCTGGTTCCTAAAGCCGAAATCGAAGGCGAAATGGGCGAAAGCAAAATGGGTCTCCAGGCTCGTCTGATGTCGCAGGCGTTGCGGAAACTGACGGGTACTATTAATAAGACCGGCTGCTGCTGCATATTCATTAACCAGTTGCGCGAAAAAATTGGCGTAATGTTCGGTAACCCCGAAACAACCACGGGTGGTAACGCCCTGAAATTCTATTCGTCGGTTCGTCTGGACATCCGTCGGATTGGTCAGATCAAAGAAGGCGCCGATAATGTAGTAGGGAACCGCACCAAAGTGAAGGTGGTCAAGAACAAACTGGCTGCACCGTTCAAAGTGGTGGAGTTCGACATTATGTATGGCCAGGGTATTTCAAAAGTTGGTGAAGTACTCGACCTGGCGGTTGAAATGGAAATCGTGAAGAAATCAGGTTCCTGGTTCTCATACGGTGCCAACCGTCTGGCACAAGGCCGTGATGCTGTCAAAGAACTGTTGCTCGATAATCCTGAACTGATGGCTGAACTGGAAGGTAAAATCCGGGCAAAAATCGCTGAAGACCAGGATGCTTTGCTTGACCCCGTTCTTGAAGGCACCGATGCCGACGATGAAGGTTTGCTTGACGATTAA
- a CDS encoding citrate synthase encodes MANTAELTVDGKSYSFPTLEGTEHEKAFDISNLRDQTGYVTLDRGYKNTGATKSAITFLDGEQGILQYRGYAIEDLAAKASFLEVAYLLIYGELPTKDQYSQFENSIRRHTLVNEDMRKIFDGFPVKAHPMGVLASLVSAMSAFYSDLEGSGDDKTDLHIIRLLAKLPTIATWSYKRSQGHPINYPKNSLDYIPNFLNMMFSLPVEDYKIDPVVVEALNVLLILHADHEQNCSTSTVRLVGSSQANIYSSISAGISALWGPLHGGANQEVIEMLEDIKADGGDVAKYVDMAKNAKTTGFRLFGFGHRVYKNFDPRAKIIKKAADDVLSKLGINDPVLEIAKGLEEAALHDDYFVSRKLYPNVDFYSGIIYRALGIPTNMFTVMFAIGRLPGWIAQWKEMREQKEPIGRPRQIYTGPTLREFVSLENR; translated from the coding sequence ATGGCAAATACCGCTGAATTAACAGTCGATGGTAAGTCCTATTCATTCCCAACGCTGGAGGGAACCGAACATGAAAAAGCCTTCGACATATCGAATCTCCGTGATCAGACCGGCTACGTAACTTTAGACCGGGGTTATAAAAATACCGGTGCCACCAAAAGCGCGATTACGTTTCTGGATGGTGAGCAGGGTATTTTACAATATCGTGGGTATGCCATCGAAGATTTAGCTGCTAAAGCGTCGTTTCTGGAAGTAGCTTACCTGCTCATTTACGGTGAATTGCCAACGAAAGACCAGTACTCCCAGTTCGAAAACTCCATTCGTCGGCATACGCTGGTTAATGAAGACATGCGGAAAATTTTTGATGGTTTTCCCGTGAAGGCTCACCCAATGGGTGTACTGGCGTCGCTGGTGAGTGCCATGAGCGCGTTTTATTCTGATCTGGAAGGGTCGGGCGACGATAAAACAGACCTGCACATTATCCGGTTACTGGCCAAACTGCCAACTATTGCTACCTGGTCGTACAAGCGTTCGCAGGGGCATCCGATCAACTACCCCAAAAATAGCCTCGACTATATTCCGAACTTCCTGAACATGATGTTCTCGTTGCCGGTTGAGGACTATAAAATTGATCCGGTCGTGGTTGAAGCCCTGAACGTATTGCTGATCCTCCATGCCGATCATGAGCAAAACTGTTCTACCTCAACGGTTCGGCTGGTAGGTTCGTCGCAGGCGAATATCTATTCGTCCATTTCGGCAGGCATTAGTGCTTTGTGGGGACCGCTACACGGTGGTGCCAACCAGGAAGTGATCGAGATGCTCGAAGATATTAAAGCCGATGGGGGCGATGTTGCCAAATATGTCGACATGGCGAAAAATGCGAAAACGACGGGCTTCCGCCTATTCGGCTTTGGGCACCGGGTTTACAAAAACTTCGACCCCCGCGCTAAAATCATCAAAAAAGCGGCCGATGACGTTTTATCCAAATTGGGTATTAACGATCCGGTACTCGAAATTGCGAAAGGACTGGAAGAGGCTGCTCTGCACGATGACTATTTTGTATCGCGTAAGCTATATCCGAATGTAGACTTCTATTCGGGCATTATTTACCGCGCTTTGGGTATTCCGACCAATATGTTTACGGTTATGTTTGCCATAGGCCGTCTGCCCGGCTGGATTGCCCAATGGAAAGAAATGCGGGAGCAAAAAGAGCCTATCGGTCGGCCCCGGCAGATTTATACAGGGCCTACGCTGCGCGAGTTTGTTTCACTGGAAAATCGATAA
- a CDS encoding metal-dependent hydrolase family protein codes for MVLFNIAGQSFGQGQIYLLKPDRIFDGETIHEGWVVRVKADKIEAVGTASSVSSAGAEVIDLKGTTLLPGLIEGHSHLFLHPYNETPWDDQVLKEARSLRTARATVHAQKTLMAGFTTVRDLGTEGAEYDDVGLKQAINQGIIPGPRMIIVTRALIATGSYAPKGFSPDIDVPQGAEEADGHDALIKAVRRQIGKGADAIKIYADYRWGLMAEARPTFTVDEIKLIVDVAKSSGRAVVAHASTAEGMRRAILGGCETVEHGDAGTPEVFALMKQHSTALCPTLAAGDAISQYRGWKKGQSPEPERLKQKRVTFKQALDAGVTIAAGGDVGVFSHGDNARELDLMVDYGMKPVDVLRSATSVNADVFHVTDRGRIRPGLLADLVAVEGDPTKTITDLHRVRTVMKGGIFYKR; via the coding sequence ATGGTCTTGTTCAATATAGCTGGTCAGAGCTTCGGGCAGGGCCAGATATACCTCCTTAAACCAGATCGGATATTCGATGGCGAAACAATCCACGAAGGCTGGGTTGTGCGGGTAAAAGCGGATAAAATAGAGGCTGTGGGAACGGCGTCGTCTGTCTCGTCAGCAGGGGCCGAAGTCATTGATCTTAAAGGAACTACCCTATTGCCGGGATTAATCGAGGGCCACTCGCACCTGTTTCTGCATCCGTACAACGAAACCCCATGGGATGATCAGGTCCTGAAAGAAGCCCGCTCTCTGCGAACGGCCCGCGCAACGGTTCATGCCCAGAAAACGCTGATGGCCGGGTTTACAACCGTCCGGGATCTGGGCACCGAAGGAGCCGAGTATGACGATGTTGGCCTAAAACAGGCTATCAATCAAGGTATTATTCCAGGCCCTCGAATGATCATTGTTACCCGGGCGCTTATCGCAACAGGGAGCTATGCGCCCAAAGGATTTAGTCCTGACATTGATGTTCCGCAAGGGGCTGAAGAAGCCGACGGACATGATGCACTGATAAAAGCCGTTCGGCGGCAGATTGGCAAAGGGGCCGATGCGATCAAAATTTACGCCGATTATCGCTGGGGATTAATGGCCGAAGCCCGCCCAACATTTACCGTCGATGAAATTAAATTGATCGTAGACGTGGCAAAAAGTAGCGGTCGGGCTGTTGTCGCGCACGCCAGCACTGCCGAAGGGATGCGTCGGGCTATTTTGGGTGGTTGCGAAACCGTCGAGCATGGCGATGCGGGTACGCCGGAGGTATTTGCGCTAATGAAGCAACACAGCACAGCCTTATGTCCGACGCTGGCGGCTGGTGACGCCATCAGTCAGTATCGTGGCTGGAAAAAAGGACAGTCGCCTGAACCAGAACGACTTAAACAAAAGCGGGTAACATTCAAACAGGCACTGGACGCTGGTGTAACCATTGCTGCCGGGGGTGATGTGGGCGTTTTTAGTCACGGCGATAATGCCCGCGAGCTAGACCTGATGGTCGATTACGGTATGAAGCCGGTCGATGTGTTACGATCAGCGACCTCGGTCAATGCCGATGTTTTCCACGTAACTGATCGAGGGCGTATACGACCAGGCTTACTGGCCGATCTGGTAGCAGTAGAGGGCGATCCTACAAAAACCATTACTGATTTACACCGCGTTCGAACCGTGATGAAGGGAGGAATTTTCTATAAGCGATGA
- a CDS encoding transposase, with translation MHTDFYWYKGLPHLQPLGGTFFVTTRLRGSLEQAEKERMADKYAGKKQQILNRPGHSREELDRLERMYFGEYDNVMDRADYGPRWLATDSIAELVAQSVHYWDDKAYNLIAYTLMPNHIHVAFSLFDPESGRPALPLVKILQSIKSFSARQCNQLLERQGQFWEDKNYDRLVRDRDELNRIVQYILQNPVKAGFCKRWQDWKWTYVKPEYTQYNDVS, from the coding sequence ATGCATACGGATTTCTACTGGTACAAAGGTCTGCCGCATTTGCAACCCCTTGGTGGAACATTCTTTGTTACGACACGCCTTCGGGGCTCGCTTGAACAAGCGGAAAAAGAACGAATGGCCGATAAGTATGCAGGAAAGAAACAACAGATACTCAATCGTCCGGGGCATAGTCGGGAGGAACTGGATCGGCTGGAAAGAATGTATTTTGGCGAGTACGACAACGTAATGGATCGGGCAGATTATGGCCCTCGATGGCTGGCGACCGATTCCATTGCTGAATTAGTTGCCCAAAGTGTGCACTATTGGGATGATAAAGCGTATAACTTGATTGCCTATACATTGATGCCCAATCATATTCATGTTGCGTTTTCACTCTTTGATCCTGAATCGGGCCGACCCGCTCTTCCATTGGTGAAAATCCTGCAAAGTATAAAGAGTTTCTCGGCCCGGCAGTGTAATCAGTTACTGGAACGACAGGGCCAATTCTGGGAGGATAAAAATTATGACCGGCTGGTGCGCGACCGCGACGAACTCAATCGAATTGTTCAGTATATTTTGCAGAATCCAGTAAAAGCAGGCTTTTGTAAGCGCTGGCAGGACTGGAAATGGACATACGTAAAACCTGAATACACGCAATACAATGACGTTTCATAA
- the uvrA gene encoding excinuclease ABC subunit UvrA has product MTEQQTLNQPSGLTDIDLTGYDQIEVLGAREHNLKNIDVTIPRNKLVVVTGISGSGKSSLAFDTIYAEGQRRYMESFSAYARSFIGDMERPDVDKINGLSPVISIEQKTTSKNPRSTVGTTTEIYDFLRLLYARAGEAFSYVTGRKMERQSQDQIIDTILEQYAGQKLTLLSPIIKGRKGHYRELFVQIAKTGYTKVRVDGVVQDIAPKMQLDRYKIHDIEIVIDRLVPKVEDRYRLSQSVQTALRQGKGAMQMLDGNGTLVYFSQNLMDPESGISYDEPSPNTFSFNSPYGACPVCNGLGVIEEITEESVIPDKSLSISRGAIAPLGEYRELWIFKEIEAILKKYKLNLTSPVNKFPDDLLHALMYGTEDEATVPSKKYPGEDYYSFKFEGIVNFLKRQQENSTDKIQEWLKDFMVVKTCPECQGARLKKESLYFKIDQKNISELARMDISELTAWFHGVESRMTDRQNVIAKEILKEIRKRIGFLLDIGLDYLTLDRPLRTLSGGEAQRIRLATQIGTQLVGVLYIMDEPSIGLHQRDNVKLIDSLKNLRDLGNTVLVVEHDKDMMLESDFILDIGPGAGRHGGQVVGIGTPEEFLKNGSTTAEYLSGRRAIDVPAERRKGNGKFLIIKEATGHNLKKVTLKLPLGKMVTITGVSGSGKSSLIHETLFPVLNRHFYKSKREPLPFKSVDGLEHLDKVIEVDQSPIGRTPRSNPATYTGMFSEIRTLFAELPEAKIRGYKPGRFSFNVKGGRCEDCEGAGMKKIEMEFLPDVHVVCETCKGKRFNRETLEVRFKGKSIADVLDMTVEQALDFFASQPKILRKVQTLNDVGLGYITLGQHATTLSGGEAQRVKLAEELSKKDTGKTLYILDEPTTGLHFQDIAHLLDVLNKLADKGNTVLIIEHNLDVIKVSDHLIDLGPEGGNKGGNIIAEGTPEKVAEVKGSYTGKFLKLELEGSKT; this is encoded by the coding sequence GTGACAGAACAACAAACACTGAACCAGCCATCCGGGCTTACTGATATTGATTTGACGGGCTACGACCAGATTGAAGTGCTGGGTGCCCGCGAACACAACCTGAAAAATATTGACGTTACCATTCCCCGCAATAAGCTGGTGGTTGTGACGGGTATCAGCGGAAGCGGCAAGTCGTCGCTGGCCTTCGATACCATTTATGCCGAAGGCCAACGGCGGTATATGGAGAGCTTTTCGGCCTATGCCCGCTCGTTCATTGGCGATATGGAACGCCCCGATGTGGACAAGATCAACGGGCTGAGTCCGGTAATTTCCATTGAACAGAAAACAACCTCCAAAAACCCGCGCTCGACGGTCGGCACCACAACCGAGATTTACGACTTTTTGCGACTGCTGTACGCCCGCGCTGGCGAAGCGTTCTCGTACGTAACGGGTCGTAAAATGGAGCGGCAATCGCAGGACCAGATTATCGATACCATTCTGGAGCAATACGCCGGACAAAAGTTGACCTTGCTGTCGCCCATTATTAAAGGACGCAAAGGGCATTACCGGGAGCTATTTGTGCAGATTGCCAAAACGGGCTATACCAAAGTGCGGGTCGATGGGGTGGTGCAGGATATTGCCCCCAAGATGCAACTGGACCGCTACAAAATCCACGACATCGAAATCGTGATTGATCGGCTGGTGCCTAAAGTGGAAGATCGGTATCGGTTGAGCCAGTCCGTGCAAACGGCACTTCGACAGGGGAAAGGGGCAATGCAGATGCTGGACGGCAACGGAACGCTGGTCTACTTCTCGCAGAACCTGATGGACCCTGAGTCGGGCATTAGTTACGACGAGCCCTCGCCCAATACCTTTTCGTTCAACTCGCCCTATGGAGCCTGTCCGGTTTGTAATGGGCTGGGTGTGATCGAAGAGATTACAGAAGAATCGGTTATTCCTGATAAGTCGCTTAGTATCAGTCGGGGAGCTATTGCCCCGCTTGGCGAATACCGGGAGCTGTGGATATTCAAAGAGATTGAAGCAATTCTGAAAAAGTATAAACTCAACCTGACATCGCCCGTCAACAAATTCCCGGATGATCTGCTCCATGCACTCATGTATGGAACAGAGGATGAAGCCACGGTGCCATCCAAAAAATATCCGGGTGAAGATTATTACAGCTTCAAATTCGAGGGCATTGTCAACTTCCTGAAACGCCAGCAGGAAAACAGTACCGATAAAATTCAGGAGTGGCTGAAGGACTTTATGGTTGTCAAAACCTGTCCCGAATGCCAGGGTGCCCGGTTGAAAAAGGAATCCCTGTACTTTAAAATCGATCAGAAAAATATTTCTGAACTGGCCCGCATGGACATTTCTGAACTGACGGCCTGGTTCCATGGGGTCGAAAGTCGAATGACCGACCGCCAGAATGTAATTGCTAAAGAGATTCTGAAAGAAATCCGCAAACGCATCGGCTTCCTGCTCGACATCGGTTTGGACTACCTAACGCTCGACCGTCCGCTGCGTACACTTTCGGGTGGCGAAGCCCAACGGATTCGGCTGGCCACGCAGATTGGCACACAACTGGTTGGGGTACTGTACATTATGGACGAGCCAAGCATTGGCCTCCACCAGCGTGACAACGTCAAACTGATTGATTCGCTCAAAAACCTGCGTGATCTGGGTAATACCGTACTGGTAGTTGAACACGACAAAGACATGATGCTTGAGTCCGATTTTATTCTCGATATCGGGCCGGGAGCAGGTCGTCATGGCGGACAGGTGGTTGGCATCGGAACCCCCGAAGAGTTTTTGAAAAATGGTAGTACTACGGCTGAGTATCTGAGTGGTCGACGGGCTATAGATGTACCTGCCGAACGACGTAAGGGAAATGGTAAGTTTCTGATTATTAAAGAGGCTACCGGGCATAACCTCAAAAAAGTAACGCTCAAATTACCCCTGGGCAAAATGGTAACCATTACGGGGGTGTCGGGTAGTGGCAAGTCGTCGTTGATTCACGAAACCTTGTTTCCGGTACTGAATCGCCATTTCTATAAGTCGAAGCGGGAGCCGCTGCCGTTTAAGTCGGTCGATGGACTGGAGCATCTGGATAAAGTGATTGAAGTTGACCAGTCGCCTATTGGTCGGACACCCCGCTCGAATCCGGCAACCTATACGGGTATGTTTTCCGAAATTCGGACGCTTTTTGCCGAACTGCCCGAAGCCAAAATTCGGGGCTATAAGCCAGGACGGTTCTCGTTCAATGTGAAAGGTGGCCGCTGCGAAGACTGCGAAGGGGCGGGTATGAAGAAAATCGAAATGGAGTTTCTGCCCGATGTGCACGTTGTTTGCGAAACCTGCAAAGGCAAACGCTTCAACCGCGAAACGCTGGAGGTCCGCTTCAAAGGCAAATCCATTGCCGATGTACTGGATATGACCGTTGAGCAGGCGCTGGATTTCTTTGCCAGTCAGCCCAAAATTCTGCGTAAAGTGCAGACACTGAACGATGTTGGGTTGGGCTACATTACGCTTGGCCAACATGCAACCACGCTCTCGGGTGGCGAAGCCCAACGCGTAAAACTGGCCGAAGAACTCTCGAAAAAAGATACGGGCAAAACGCTCTACATCCTCGACGAACCAACTACAGGCCTGCACTTTCAGGACATCGCTCATCTGCTCGATGTATTGAACAAACTGGCCGATAAAGGCAATACTGTTCTGATCATCGAACACAATCTGGATGTGATCAAAGTGTCGGATCACCTCATCGACCTCGGGCCGGAAGGTGGTAACAAAGGTGGTAACATCATTGCCGAGGGAACACCCGAAAAAGTAGCTGAGGTGAAAGGAAGCTATACCGGCAAGTTTTTGAAACTGGAATTGGAAGGTAGTAAGACGTAA
- a CDS encoding Uma2 family endonuclease, whose amino-acid sequence MAIAYDTPHRPLPKPRRKIPENLIYEIMDGKPIYRKGYRDVLSGKKTREEIRGASTLQSVIVSYLVILIGKFIDDDAYFVLTGEPGVHLDHRNNLANDIAIYDQTVLTPDKISKKYATVPPQIAIEVDIEADTAEMTENGYIYKKTRKLFEFGVQKIIWVLTDPQVVLIATPDRTETVNWDRDIEIMDGHVFNIAAYLIKKGIQID is encoded by the coding sequence ATGGCTATAGCCTACGATACCCCCCACCGACCGCTTCCCAAACCCCGGCGCAAAATTCCGGAAAACCTGATTTACGAAATCATGGATGGTAAGCCCATCTATCGAAAAGGCTATCGGGATGTATTATCGGGCAAAAAAACACGTGAAGAAATTAGGGGTGCCAGCACTTTGCAATCAGTTATTGTTTCTTATTTGGTTATTCTGATCGGAAAGTTCATTGACGATGATGCCTACTTCGTCCTGACGGGCGAGCCGGGTGTGCACCTGGATCACCGGAATAATCTGGCCAACGATATTGCTATTTATGATCAAACAGTACTGACTCCCGACAAGATTTCGAAAAAGTATGCAACCGTTCCACCTCAGATTGCAATTGAGGTTGATATTGAAGCTGATACGGCCGAGATGACCGAAAATGGGTATATCTATAAAAAGACCCGTAAACTGTTTGAATTTGGTGTTCAGAAAATCATTTGGGTGCTAACCGATCCACAAGTCGTATTGATAGCCACTCCCGACCGCACCGAAACCGTAAACTGGGACAGAGATATAGAAATTATGGATGGACACGTATTCAACATCGCTGCTTATCTGATAAAGAAGGGCATCCAGATCGATTAA
- a CDS encoding very short patch repair endonuclease — protein MADVHTPAQRSYNMSRVRSKDTKPELIVRKFLHAHGFRYRLHDKNLPGKPDILLPKYKTVIFVHGCFYHGHEGCRYFVVPKTRTDW, from the coding sequence ATGGCTGACGTACATACACCCGCTCAACGCAGCTATAACATGAGCCGCGTGCGAAGCAAAGACACGAAGCCCGAACTAATCGTCCGCAAATTTCTCCACGCCCACGGTTTCCGGTATCGGCTACACGATAAAAACCTGCCCGGCAAGCCCGATATACTACTGCCCAAATACAAAACAGTAATATTTGTTCATGGCTGTTTTTATCATGGCCATGAGGGATGCCGCTATTTTGTTGTACCTAAGACAAGAACAGATTGGTGA
- a CDS encoding HNH endonuclease: MHISFDLLKIGESYSRVFLAEIWGYAAYQALARGVVTPKGVSKIILFVTSKKQESSTQYSDKLINEYLHWEGPNDHFAETRMVNARYNGEEIHLFFRTIHHSNFTYFGKIEVVDVELEINRPSRFIFHLNDYYSNIVNETISEYWSRRQLLTVFNLYLKLQSRNFSPDNPDIIYLSKLIGKSVNSIAIRLNNLAYIDPYNNQHGIVGLEEGADQIQSIWNEFAGSQEELVFESERILAEYQHKTIDDIHPEIVFDFKNLKGEVKERLVKTRVNQSVFRQMILKTYESRCAISGIDLPDLLVAGHIKPWAEDEHNRLNPENGVCLSNLYDRAYEKGLICIDTEYKLLISKRLKAETNKEFYQRFFGEFEYKPIRVPKTYQPKKEFLEYRLERFDKS; the protein is encoded by the coding sequence ATGCACATTTCCTTCGATTTATTAAAGATAGGTGAATCATATTCCCGCGTTTTTTTGGCGGAAATCTGGGGTTATGCCGCTTATCAGGCCCTAGCTCGTGGTGTAGTGACCCCCAAAGGAGTCTCAAAGATTATTCTATTCGTCACTTCAAAGAAACAGGAATCATCAACACAGTATAGTGATAAGTTAATCAATGAATACCTACATTGGGAAGGGCCTAATGACCATTTCGCGGAGACAAGGATGGTTAATGCCAGATATAATGGTGAGGAAATTCATTTATTTTTTAGAACTATTCACCACTCTAACTTTACTTATTTTGGTAAAATTGAAGTGGTAGATGTAGAATTAGAAATAAACCGGCCAAGTAGATTTATATTTCATTTAAATGATTACTATTCCAATATTGTGAATGAAACAATTTCAGAATATTGGAGCCGACGTCAATTGCTTACCGTTTTTAATTTATATTTAAAACTACAATCTCGAAACTTTAGCCCTGATAATCCTGATATTATATACTTATCTAAGCTGATAGGAAAAAGTGTTAATTCTATCGCTATTCGCTTGAACAACCTTGCCTACATTGATCCTTACAATAATCAGCACGGTATAGTTGGCCTTGAGGAAGGTGCTGATCAAATACAATCTATATGGAATGAATTCGCTGGCAGCCAGGAAGAACTGGTTTTCGAAAGTGAGCGCATTCTGGCCGAGTATCAGCACAAAACAATTGACGACATTCATCCCGAGATTGTGTTCGATTTCAAGAACCTAAAAGGCGAGGTTAAAGAACGCTTAGTTAAAACACGGGTTAACCAAAGCGTTTTCCGTCAGATGATCCTGAAAACCTACGAAAGCCGTTGCGCTATTTCGGGTATCGACCTGCCTGATTTACTCGTAGCTGGACACATTAAGCCGTGGGCCGAAGATGAACATAATCGCTTAAATCCCGAAAATGGCGTTTGCCTATCAAACCTCTACGACCGAGCCTATGAGAAGGGCTTGATTTGCATCGACACGGAGTATAAATTGCTTATCTCGAAGCGGCTTAAAGCTGAGACAAATAAAGAGTTCTATCAACGCTTCTTTGGCGAGTTCGAATACAAGCCAATTCGCGTACCTAAAACGTACCAGCCTAAAAAGGAGTTTTTGGAATACAGATTAGAGCGGTTTGATAAGTCTTAA
- a CDS encoding ribonucleotide-diphosphate reductase subunit beta: MTQTDAIEPILEEDKGRFVLFPIKHWDIWEFYKTHEASFWTAEEIDLGQDMKDWNSLNDNERHFISHVLAFFAASDGIVNENLAVNFLSEVQYAEAKCFYGFQVMMENIHSETYSLLIDTYIKDAAEKDRLLNAIDTIPCVQKKAEWALRWIENGSFAERLIAFAAVEGIFFSGSFCSIYWLKKRGLMPGLTFSNELISRDEGLHRDFACMLYTDHIVHKMPESQVYDIIRNAVEIEQEFVADALPVSLIGMNADLMKQYIAFVADHLLVTLGLRKLYNVANPFDFMDMISLQGKTNFFEKRVGEYQRGEVMAKFKAAKAASQNPQDAENPTPVPVVEEPKGITFDADF; encoded by the coding sequence ATGACACAGACCGATGCAATTGAACCGATTTTAGAAGAAGACAAAGGCCGATTTGTACTATTCCCCATCAAACACTGGGACATTTGGGAATTCTATAAAACCCACGAAGCGTCGTTCTGGACAGCCGAAGAAATCGACCTCGGTCAGGATATGAAGGACTGGAATAGCCTGAACGACAACGAACGGCATTTCATTTCACATGTACTGGCCTTCTTTGCGGCATCGGATGGTATCGTCAATGAAAATCTGGCGGTGAATTTCCTGTCGGAAGTGCAGTATGCCGAAGCCAAGTGTTTCTACGGCTTTCAGGTGATGATGGAGAATATTCACTCCGAAACCTATTCGCTGCTGATCGATACGTATATCAAAGATGCTGCGGAGAAAGATCGGCTGCTGAATGCCATCGATACCATTCCCTGTGTGCAGAAAAAAGCCGAATGGGCGCTACGCTGGATTGAAAATGGCTCATTTGCCGAGCGTCTGATTGCCTTCGCGGCTGTTGAGGGAATTTTCTTCTCGGGTTCGTTCTGCTCGATTTACTGGCTCAAAAAACGGGGGCTGATGCCAGGACTAACGTTCTCAAACGAACTAATTTCACGCGATGAAGGGCTGCACCGCGACTTTGCCTGTATGCTCTATACCGATCATATTGTCCACAAAATGCCTGAATCGCAGGTGTACGACATTATTCGCAACGCGGTCGAAATTGAGCAGGAGTTTGTAGCCGATGCCTTGCCCGTATCGCTGATTGGGATGAATGCCGATCTAATGAAGCAGTACATTGCCTTTGTCGCCGACCACCTGCTGGTTACGCTGGGCCTTCGGAAACTTTACAACGTAGCGAATCCCTTCGATTTCATGGATATGATTTCGCTACAGGGTAAAACCAATTTCTTTGAGAAACGAGTTGGCGAATACCAGCGTGGTGAAGTGATGGCGAAGTTCAAAGCAGCAAAAGCGGCTTCTCAAAATCCGCAGGATGCCGAAAACCCAACGCCAGTTCCTGTAGTTGAAGAGCCCAAAGGCATTACGTTCGACGCTGATTTTTAG